A genomic region of Gemmata massiliana contains the following coding sequences:
- a CDS encoding non-ribosomal peptide synthetase, with product MPNSVTAPRQSGAFPQYNGTGAEPRLLHEFFTHAARKWPDNVAIDAPPCAARPNRRTITYAELDRRTDALAAYLREFVTGECVVAILLPRNAEHVYLAQLAVMKAGAAYVCIDPTFPDAQVGTILGDAKPVAVLTDATGLGRVRRCAPDRGGALDVEAWANQPVTSVPPLPPAPWLTPHSLAYLIYTSGTTGKPKGVMIEHAAIANLVRGDLATFPAAPEDRVAQNSSCAYDSSVEEIWMALAAGATLVVMDDDATHLGPDLAPWLRTEAVTVFCPPPTLLRTIGCDDPENALPDLKRIHVGGEPLPRDVADKWAPGRCLVNDYGPTECAVVALRGIIRPGDTINIGRPVPGIQAWVLNEHLEEVAPGESGELCLGGAGVARGYLNDAELTNRKFPTHTRFGRIYRTGDLVHRAADGTYICHGRIDTQVKIRGYRIELEAVESRLSARTDIREAACRVQGEGPQQQIVAFVVPANPAAPPSFDVLKAALREQLPEYMVPAHFGLLAALPTAVSGKLDRRALPTLEIHAPEPHGRITDPRDEIEVRIANAVRRVFNLKERVSVDHDFFNDLGGDSLRAAMLISALRDDPATATLAVRDLYQTRTIEGLAQRVRNASGHANSHKPTEPTKRLNPLLATIVQSAWLLLGLMVTGPALYLLAFHIVPDATASLGLAPFLLTTPLLYAAGICLYAVGSVIFAVMVKKVLIGRYEPVRAPIWGSFYVRNWIVQQTARLIPWRFFDGTVFVSVILRALGAKVGRGVHISRGVALVHGGWDLLEIGDNVTISRDATLRLVDLEDGQIIVGPISIGAGCTLDIRSGLAPNTRMEPDSYLAAQGYALSGAVLSRGTRWAGIPAVPAGEAPPAAQLPEGSHELSPVMHGVVLLGAKLLFTALAVFPVALAVLVYAQVQGIDTAAATAWLLHPTISTDQFVLSALVAVLIVPALLVSRCVSMRTLGKIPEGVVSRWSYTYIRVLLKRDILDWANDWLNGTLLWRVWLRGAGMKIARDTELSTIFDTVPELVELGPGTFFADGIYLGAPHVHRGTVTLARTKLGAGVFLGNYAVIPIGQTIPDGVLLGVCTVADDRIITRGTSWFGEPPFELPKREIVEADARLTHKPSWIRYVNRVFWELLRFALPLVPLVLVATWFAVLEAVQPEVSLAVLAFGVVPALDLGFLVGLCLFGLGLKWFLLGRVRPGTRTLWSCWCSRWDFNYIAWHYLALAPMQALEGTVLLNGYLRALGVKIGKNVVVGDVFALVVDPDMLELQDGATVSCLFQAHTFEDRVLKIDRVVIGKNSSVGIGAVLLYGCHIGDGTRVAGHSVVMKRERLQPNHTYAGCPTHLLS from the coding sequence TTCTTCACGCACGCGGCTCGAAAATGGCCGGACAACGTCGCCATTGACGCCCCGCCCTGCGCCGCGCGCCCGAACCGCCGCACCATTACATACGCCGAACTCGACCGCCGAACGGACGCGCTGGCGGCGTATTTGCGCGAGTTCGTAACCGGTGAGTGCGTGGTCGCGATCCTGCTCCCGCGCAACGCGGAGCACGTCTACCTCGCGCAACTCGCGGTGATGAAGGCCGGCGCTGCTTACGTGTGCATCGACCCCACGTTCCCAGACGCGCAAGTCGGCACCATTCTCGGGGACGCGAAGCCCGTCGCCGTATTAACGGATGCGACCGGACTCGGTCGGGTTCGTCGGTGCGCACCCGACCGCGGGGGCGCACTGGATGTAGAAGCGTGGGCCAACCAGCCCGTGACTTCGGTTCCGCCGCTCCCACCGGCCCCGTGGCTCACGCCGCACAGCCTCGCGTACCTCATCTACACGTCGGGCACCACCGGCAAGCCGAAGGGGGTGATGATCGAGCACGCGGCCATCGCGAACCTCGTTCGCGGCGACCTCGCGACGTTCCCCGCGGCGCCCGAGGACCGCGTCGCGCAGAACTCGTCGTGTGCCTACGATTCGTCGGTCGAAGAGATCTGGATGGCGCTTGCGGCAGGCGCCACGCTCGTTGTCATGGACGACGACGCAACGCACCTCGGCCCGGACCTCGCGCCCTGGCTGCGTACCGAGGCCGTCACGGTCTTCTGTCCGCCGCCGACGCTCCTGCGCACGATCGGGTGCGACGATCCCGAAAATGCGCTGCCGGATCTGAAGCGCATCCACGTTGGCGGAGAACCGCTCCCGCGCGACGTGGCCGATAAGTGGGCGCCGGGGCGCTGCCTCGTGAACGACTACGGCCCGACCGAGTGTGCGGTTGTCGCGCTTCGGGGCATCATCCGCCCCGGCGACACGATCAACATCGGGCGCCCCGTACCCGGCATTCAGGCGTGGGTGCTGAACGAGCACCTCGAAGAAGTGGCGCCGGGCGAATCGGGCGAGCTTTGCCTCGGCGGTGCGGGCGTGGCCCGCGGGTACCTGAACGACGCCGAACTCACGAACCGCAAGTTTCCCACACACACACGGTTCGGGCGCATCTACCGCACCGGTGACCTCGTTCACCGGGCGGCCGACGGCACGTACATCTGCCACGGCCGGATCGATACGCAGGTGAAGATCCGCGGGTACCGCATCGAACTGGAAGCGGTCGAATCGCGACTTTCTGCGCGTACCGATATTCGAGAAGCGGCGTGCCGCGTGCAGGGCGAGGGGCCGCAGCAGCAAATCGTTGCGTTCGTGGTTCCCGCGAACCCCGCGGCCCCGCCGTCATTCGACGTGCTGAAGGCCGCGCTCCGCGAGCAACTCCCGGAGTACATGGTGCCGGCCCACTTTGGGCTACTGGCCGCGCTGCCGACCGCGGTGAGTGGGAAGCTAGATCGTCGGGCACTGCCGACGCTAGAAATTCATGCCCCGGAACCGCACGGCCGCATTACCGACCCGCGCGACGAGATCGAAGTGCGCATCGCGAACGCGGTTCGCCGCGTGTTCAATTTGAAGGAGCGCGTCTCGGTCGATCACGACTTCTTCAACGACCTCGGCGGCGATTCGCTCCGCGCCGCGATGCTGATTTCCGCTCTGCGCGACGATCCCGCAACGGCCACCCTCGCTGTTCGTGACTTGTACCAGACGCGGACGATCGAAGGGCTGGCGCAGCGCGTTCGGAACGCAAGTGGCCACGCTAACTCCCACAAACCAACCGAACCCACCAAGCGGCTGAACCCGCTGCTCGCAACGATCGTGCAATCTGCTTGGCTGTTGCTCGGCCTGATGGTTACCGGTCCCGCGCTCTACCTGCTGGCGTTCCACATCGTCCCGGATGCCACGGCGAGTTTGGGCCTGGCGCCGTTCCTGCTCACGACGCCGCTGCTCTACGCGGCCGGCATCTGCTTGTACGCGGTCGGCTCGGTGATCTTCGCCGTGATGGTGAAGAAAGTGCTGATCGGCCGGTACGAGCCGGTTCGGGCACCGATTTGGGGAAGCTTCTACGTTCGCAACTGGATCGTGCAACAAACCGCGCGGCTCATCCCCTGGCGGTTCTTCGACGGCACCGTTTTCGTGAGCGTGATCCTGCGGGCGCTCGGCGCGAAGGTCGGGCGGGGCGTTCACATTAGTCGTGGGGTCGCGCTCGTTCACGGCGGGTGGGATCTGCTCGAAATCGGCGACAATGTGACCATCAGTCGTGATGCGACGCTGCGTCTCGTTGATCTCGAAGACGGGCAAATCATCGTCGGCCCGATTTCGATCGGCGCCGGCTGTACGCTCGACATTCGTTCCGGGCTCGCGCCGAACACGCGCATGGAGCCGGATAGTTATCTCGCGGCTCAGGGTTACGCGCTCTCCGGGGCCGTGCTTTCTCGTGGAACGCGCTGGGCCGGAATCCCCGCCGTGCCTGCGGGCGAAGCCCCGCCTGCCGCGCAGTTACCGGAGGGTAGCCACGAGCTTTCGCCGGTAATGCATGGTGTCGTGTTACTCGGTGCGAAGTTGCTGTTCACGGCGCTCGCGGTCTTTCCTGTTGCGCTCGCGGTGTTGGTGTACGCTCAGGTGCAGGGGATCGATACCGCTGCGGCGACTGCGTGGTTATTGCATCCCACGATTAGCACCGATCAGTTCGTGCTCTCCGCGCTCGTGGCCGTGCTCATCGTTCCGGCGCTGCTCGTATCGCGTTGCGTCTCGATGCGCACGCTCGGGAAGATCCCCGAGGGCGTGGTCAGCCGGTGGAGCTACACCTACATCCGCGTGTTGTTGAAGCGGGACATTCTGGACTGGGCGAACGACTGGCTCAACGGCACGCTGCTGTGGCGCGTGTGGCTGCGCGGCGCGGGTATGAAGATCGCACGCGACACCGAACTGAGCACGATCTTTGACACTGTGCCGGAGTTGGTCGAACTCGGACCCGGTACCTTCTTCGCGGACGGCATTTACCTCGGTGCCCCGCACGTTCACCGCGGAACGGTCACCCTGGCACGCACGAAACTCGGCGCCGGCGTTTTCCTCGGCAACTACGCCGTCATCCCGATCGGTCAGACGATCCCGGACGGTGTGCTCCTCGGGGTCTGCACCGTTGCGGATGATCGCATCATCACGCGCGGCACGTCGTGGTTCGGCGAACCGCCGTTCGAGTTGCCGAAGCGGGAGATCGTCGAGGCCGACGCGCGCCTGACGCACAAGCCCTCGTGGATTCGTTACGTGAACCGCGTGTTCTGGGAGTTGCTGCGGTTCGCACTTCCCCTGGTGCCACTGGTGCTGGTCGCGACGTGGTTCGCGGTGCTGGAGGCAGTTCAGCCCGAAGTTTCGCTCGCGGTTCTTGCGTTCGGCGTCGTACCGGCGCTCGACCTGGGGTTCTTGGTGGGGCTGTGCCTGTTCGGGCTGGGTTTGAAGTGGTTCCTGCTCGGCCGCGTGCGTCCGGGCACGCGAACACTCTGGTCGTGCTGGTGCAGCCGGTGGGACTTCAACTACATCGCGTGGCACTATCTCGCGCTGGCTCCCATGCAGGCACTCGAAGGCACCGTCCTGCTGAACGGCTACCTGCGTGCTTTGGGGGTGAAGATTGGGAAGAACGTCGTCGTGGGCGACGTGTTCGCGCTCGTCGTCGACCCCGACATGCTGGAACTTCAGGACGGCGCGACCGTGAGCTGCTTGTTCCAGGCCCACACGTTCGAGGACCGCGTACTCAAGATCGACCGGGTCGTGATCGGGAAGAACTCGTCGGTGGGGATCGGCGCAGTCCTGCTTTACGGGTGCCACATCGGAGACGGTACCCGTGTGGCGGGGCACAGTGTGGTGATGAAGCGCGAACGCTTGCAGCCCAACCACACCTACGCCGGTTGTCCGACGCACCTGCTGAGCTGA
- a CDS encoding HEAT repeat domain-containing protein gives MALLRLLLTLTLAISVTHSARAAAPKDIDAAVQKGIAYLKKSGGENGKAARDLDRVGATALAGLALLEAGVPADDAAVKKITTVVRDASYTQNQTYHITLCLLYLDRLGEPGDRPLIQMLGVRLLAGQNINGGWTYECISAVPPATERLLRTKLSDTVLVAGGGKEPEPTKLGMPKPADKPGAVGKLHADVEKYRQSLLATTNVRNMLHDDNSNTQFGVLGVWTARKHGVPVESALDLIEKRFLLQQTASGGWPYSGLLGGADGSPSMTCAGLLGLATAIARREEKKQKAALVGKPEAKEPKPAPIKPVVSSDVDPNDPFYNPPKMPEPAPPKKPAEPAAPKPNRGAGDPRDAAVKLGMANLAAALANGGRGRRGNDADLYFFWSLERVGVIYGVDKIGDVDWYDFGANVLIASQRGDGSWVGRSGHGTDVDTAFAILFLSRSNLARDLAAKVQRNPANAELRANAAPPAPDDAVAAKPEPGTKPEPGTKPEPPPKPAPGTVEPPNKPVTLAPPSPPKPTQGTTASEIAIELTRTSNADWEATLKRVREAKGQENTGALLAVIPLLEGERKATAREALAERLCRMTPVSLRGMLKAEDVELRRGAALACAMKDDKNHISDLIDALSDKNEAVAKAARAGLKSLTEKDFATANEWREWYTSRK, from the coding sequence ATGGCGCTCCTGCGTCTCCTACTGACGCTCACACTCGCGATTTCGGTCACGCATTCTGCGCGCGCGGCCGCGCCCAAAGACATTGACGCGGCGGTTCAGAAGGGAATTGCGTACCTCAAGAAATCAGGCGGCGAGAACGGGAAGGCGGCCCGTGATCTCGACCGCGTTGGGGCCACCGCACTCGCGGGACTCGCGCTACTCGAAGCCGGCGTGCCGGCCGATGACGCCGCCGTGAAGAAGATCACCACCGTCGTCCGTGATGCGTCGTACACGCAAAACCAAACGTACCACATCACCCTTTGCCTCTTGTACCTCGACCGCCTCGGCGAACCGGGCGACCGACCGCTGATCCAGATGCTCGGCGTGCGGCTCCTTGCGGGCCAAAACATAAACGGCGGTTGGACCTACGAGTGCATCTCGGCCGTTCCGCCCGCAACCGAGCGCCTCCTGCGCACCAAACTCTCCGACACCGTTCTCGTGGCCGGTGGCGGCAAAGAGCCGGAGCCCACCAAATTGGGCATGCCGAAGCCCGCGGACAAACCCGGTGCGGTCGGGAAACTGCACGCGGACGTGGAGAAATACCGCCAGTCGCTGCTCGCGACTACCAACGTTCGGAACATGCTACACGACGACAACTCGAACACACAGTTCGGTGTGTTGGGCGTGTGGACCGCGCGCAAGCACGGTGTCCCGGTCGAATCCGCGCTCGACCTCATTGAAAAACGGTTCCTCTTGCAACAGACCGCGTCCGGCGGGTGGCCCTACAGCGGGCTCCTGGGGGGCGCCGACGGGAGCCCGTCGATGACGTGCGCTGGATTACTCGGGCTCGCGACCGCGATCGCCCGGCGCGAGGAGAAGAAACAGAAGGCCGCGCTCGTTGGAAAGCCAGAAGCGAAAGAGCCGAAGCCGGCACCCATCAAACCCGTTGTCTCGTCCGATGTAGACCCGAACGACCCGTTCTACAACCCGCCCAAAATGCCCGAACCGGCCCCACCGAAGAAGCCCGCGGAACCGGCCGCACCGAAGCCGAATAGGGGGGCGGGTGATCCCCGCGACGCGGCCGTGAAACTCGGCATGGCGAACCTCGCGGCCGCACTCGCAAACGGCGGACGCGGCCGGCGCGGAAACGACGCCGACCTGTATTTCTTCTGGTCGCTGGAGCGCGTCGGCGTCATTTACGGCGTGGACAAGATTGGTGACGTCGACTGGTACGATTTCGGCGCCAATGTGCTGATCGCCTCCCAGCGCGGCGACGGATCATGGGTCGGGCGCAGCGGGCACGGTACGGACGTGGACACCGCGTTCGCGATCCTGTTCCTCTCGCGCTCCAACCTCGCACGCGACCTCGCGGCCAAAGTTCAGCGGAACCCGGCCAACGCGGAACTCCGAGCGAACGCCGCTCCCCCCGCGCCAGACGATGCGGTCGCCGCGAAACCGGAGCCCGGCACGAAACCAGAACCCGGAACGAAACCGGAGCCTCCCCCGAAGCCGGCGCCCGGAACGGTCGAGCCACCGAACAAACCCGTTACCCTCGCGCCGCCGAGCCCCCCGAAACCGACGCAGGGCACGACGGCGAGCGAGATCGCCATCGAACTCACGCGCACGTCGAACGCGGACTGGGAGGCCACGCTCAAGCGCGTCCGCGAAGCGAAGGGGCAGGAGAACACCGGCGCGCTGCTCGCCGTGATTCCGCTACTCGAAGGCGAACGGAAGGCGACCGCACGCGAGGCCCTCGCCGAGCGCCTGTGCCGCATGACGCCGGTTTCGCTCCGCGGAATGCTGAAGGCCGAGGACGTGGAACTGCGCCGAGGGGCCGCGCTCGCGTGCGCCATGAAGGACGACAAGAACCACATCTCCGATCTGATCGACGCACTGAGCGACAAGAACGAGGCCGTTGCGAAAGCGGCCCGCGCCGGGTTGAAGAGCCTCACCGAGAAGGATTTCGCCACCGCGAACGAGTGGCGCGAGTGGTACACTTCGCGCAAGTAG
- a CDS encoding HEAT repeat domain-containing protein, whose protein sequence is MTSKFVRLAGLCGILLAAGQTAPGATPKEIDRAIKAGADHLKTRYNQKPGQGFNGVNEASYGIGPTCLSGLALLEAGTPVDDPAIKTITTLVRDASYTQTQTYQISLSIMYLDRLGDPGDAAIIQMLAARLIVGQTANGGWTYQCIQQVSAETATYLKNSLQQVRLTAGENGKPPKLNADVEKYGQALVAARNQAGATGLSDDNSNTQFAVMAVWMSRKHGAPVEETLDLIEKRFMGAQDQRTGNWPYSGGAGSSGIAPAGSPAMYCAGLLGMATGLARREERRQKADNPAPKQDPAKPNKPNDPFYNPPAGKDPPKKPQARPADARDIVVQRAVAGLGLTIIDQIRAGRGLLVANGGAHGHGDLYFLWSLERVGVTYGLEKIGDIDWYDIGSTALVRSQGADGSWSFGGSYGAEVNTSFAILFLCRSNLARDLSNKVQKDPTSTEMKAGTGPVATDLLPNRPTTPVSATVPVVNLPNPTGDEAIARASLLLKASSSDWAKLLTESRDAKGPIHTRALVVTATHADGDRKAAAREALAERLCRMTPVSLRTMLKASEAELRRGAAVACAMKDDKEHIPDLIDLIADADDSVVRAAKAGLKSLSGKDFGPISGATAAQKTAAATAWRDWYTKQKK, encoded by the coding sequence ATGACCTCAAAATTCGTTCGTCTCGCCGGGCTGTGCGGTATTCTTCTGGCAGCGGGGCAAACCGCGCCGGGAGCCACACCGAAGGAAATCGATCGCGCGATCAAGGCCGGGGCCGATCACCTCAAAACGCGATACAACCAGAAGCCGGGACAAGGTTTCAACGGGGTGAACGAAGCCAGCTACGGCATCGGCCCGACGTGTCTCTCCGGGCTGGCACTTTTGGAAGCGGGCACACCGGTCGACGATCCCGCGATCAAGACGATCACCACACTCGTTCGCGACGCCTCGTACACACAGACCCAAACGTACCAGATCTCGTTGTCCATCATGTACCTCGACCGGCTCGGCGACCCGGGCGACGCCGCGATCATTCAGATGCTCGCGGCGCGCCTGATCGTCGGGCAGACGGCCAACGGTGGCTGGACGTATCAGTGTATCCAGCAGGTTTCCGCGGAAACCGCGACGTACCTCAAGAACAGTCTTCAGCAGGTCCGTCTGACTGCCGGTGAAAACGGGAAACCGCCCAAACTCAACGCGGACGTTGAGAAGTACGGGCAGGCACTGGTCGCCGCTCGCAACCAGGCGGGCGCAACGGGGCTGTCAGACGATAACTCGAACACGCAGTTCGCGGTGATGGCGGTGTGGATGTCCCGCAAACACGGCGCCCCTGTAGAAGAAACCCTCGACCTCATCGAAAAGCGGTTCATGGGTGCCCAGGACCAGCGCACCGGGAACTGGCCGTACTCCGGGGGAGCGGGCTCCTCGGGCATTGCCCCCGCCGGGAGCCCCGCAATGTACTGCGCGGGATTGCTCGGGATGGCGACCGGATTGGCCCGGCGCGAGGAACGGCGCCAGAAGGCCGATAACCCGGCCCCGAAACAGGATCCCGCGAAACCCAACAAGCCCAACGATCCGTTCTACAACCCGCCCGCCGGGAAAGACCCGCCCAAGAAGCCGCAGGCCCGCCCCGCGGACGCGCGCGACATCGTCGTCCAGCGCGCCGTCGCCGGGTTGGGGCTGACCATCATCGACCAGATCCGTGCCGGTAGGGGGTTACTCGTCGCCAACGGCGGGGCTCACGGACACGGCGATCTCTACTTCCTCTGGTCCCTGGAGCGCGTGGGTGTCACCTACGGTCTGGAAAAGATCGGCGACATCGACTGGTACGATATCGGCTCAACGGCCCTTGTTCGCTCGCAAGGGGCGGACGGTTCCTGGAGCTTCGGCGGGAGTTACGGGGCCGAAGTGAACACGTCGTTCGCGATCCTTTTTCTCTGCCGCTCGAACCTCGCACGCGACCTGTCCAACAAGGTCCAGAAAGACCCCACCAGTACCGAAATGAAGGCCGGGACCGGACCGGTCGCGACCGACCTGCTCCCCAACCGACCGACCACCCCAGTGAGCGCTACGGTACCGGTCGTCAACTTGCCGAACCCGACCGGCGACGAGGCCATCGCGCGCGCCTCTCTGTTACTGAAGGCGTCGAGCAGCGACTGGGCCAAGTTGCTCACCGAGTCCCGCGACGCCAAGGGGCCGATCCACACGCGCGCCCTGGTGGTGACCGCGACCCACGCGGACGGTGACCGCAAGGCCGCGGCGCGCGAAGCCCTCGCCGAGCGCCTGTGCCGCATGACGCCGGTTTCGCTCCGCACTATGCTGAAAGCGAGCGAGGCGGAACTGCGCCGAGGGGCCGCGGTCGCGTGCGCCATGAAGGATGATAAAGAGCACATCCCCGACCTGATCGACCTGATTGCCGACGCGGACGATTCCGTAGTTCGGGCCGCGAAAGCCGGCCTTAAAAGCTTGTCCGGAAAGGACTTTGGTCCCATTTCGGGGGCAACAGCGGCACAAAAGACCGCGGCCGCGACCGCCTGGCGCGACTGGTACACGAAGCAAAAGAAGTAG
- a CDS encoding oxidoreductase encodes MSKFFKYKSAAELEAENARLGIDLRFSEDLTPLFQPLVVGPRTLGNRWGIHPMEGCDGELDGSPGELTFRRYQRFGAGGAKLIWGEACAVTPQARANPRQILLNESTRSAFAQMVADCRKAHCDANGTDTDLLLGLQLTHSGRYSHPHPIIATHDPILDPRTTANRATGARVTADYPLITDDELKRLVDDYVRAAKLAVEVDFDFIDVKQCHRYLLNELLGARNRPGLYGGSYENRTRFAREVFQAVRAAVPAHIVLATRMNVYDGIPFHKSANDDGTPDTHALPLVNGWGMPEGDPFTVDLTEPLRWIAEMRGLGVTLVNVTMGNPYAQPHYGRPFEYPPPDGYESPEHPLTGVDRHFRTVETIQKTFPDLALVGTGYSYLQEFLPQVAAANVRDERVSIVGVGRGTLSQPDWVRQLLDNGKLDRKRVCRTFSYCTAIMRAKQHPLGQYATGCPPFDKEAYGEIWKEVQQLNVKKS; translated from the coding sequence ATGTCGAAGTTCTTCAAGTACAAATCGGCCGCGGAACTGGAAGCGGAGAACGCCCGGCTCGGGATCGATTTACGGTTCTCCGAAGATCTCACACCCTTATTCCAGCCCCTGGTTGTGGGGCCGCGAACTCTCGGTAACCGTTGGGGTATTCACCCAATGGAGGGGTGCGACGGGGAACTGGATGGCTCGCCGGGTGAACTCACGTTTCGTCGCTACCAGCGCTTCGGCGCGGGCGGGGCGAAGCTCATTTGGGGCGAAGCTTGTGCGGTCACGCCCCAAGCACGGGCCAATCCCCGACAAATATTACTTAACGAATCGACCAGGTCCGCGTTCGCACAAATGGTCGCCGACTGTCGGAAGGCTCACTGTGACGCGAACGGAACAGATACCGACTTGCTCCTCGGACTGCAACTGACGCACTCGGGGCGCTACAGCCACCCGCATCCGATCATTGCTACCCATGACCCGATCCTCGACCCGCGCACGACCGCGAACCGGGCCACGGGCGCCCGCGTTACGGCCGACTACCCGCTCATTACCGACGATGAATTGAAGCGCCTCGTCGACGACTACGTTCGCGCCGCAAAACTCGCGGTGGAAGTGGACTTCGATTTCATTGATGTGAAACAGTGCCACCGCTACTTGCTGAATGAACTGCTCGGAGCGCGGAACCGGCCCGGACTTTACGGCGGCAGTTACGAGAACCGCACCCGGTTCGCACGCGAAGTCTTCCAGGCCGTGCGCGCGGCGGTTCCCGCTCACATCGTTCTCGCGACGCGGATGAACGTTTACGACGGCATCCCGTTTCACAAGTCGGCGAACGACGACGGTACCCCCGATACCCACGCGCTTCCGCTCGTGAACGGTTGGGGGATGCCCGAAGGCGATCCCTTTACAGTGGACCTCACCGAACCACTGCGCTGGATCGCGGAGATGCGCGGGCTGGGAGTCACGCTCGTCAACGTAACGATGGGCAACCCCTACGCGCAGCCGCACTACGGGCGCCCGTTCGAGTACCCGCCGCCGGACGGTTACGAATCGCCCGAGCACCCGCTTACCGGTGTGGACCGGCACTTCCGCACGGTCGAAACCATTCAGAAGACGTTCCCGGACCTCGCCCTCGTGGGAACAGGGTACAGTTACCTGCAAGAGTTCCTGCCGCAAGTGGCTGCGGCGAACGTCCGCGACGAGCGCGTGAGCATTGTGGGCGTCGGGCGGGGCACACTGTCCCAGCCGGACTGGGTGCGGCAGTTGCTCGATAACGGCAAGCTCGATCGCAAGCGCGTCTGCCGCACGTTCAGCTACTGCACGGCGATTATGCGGGCGAAGCAGCACCCGCTGGGCCAGTACGCGACCGGGTGCCCGCCCTTCGATAAAGAGGCTTACGGTGAAATTTGGAAGGAAGTGCAGCAGTTGAACGTGAAGAAATCGTAG
- a CDS encoding HpcH/HpaI aldolase family protein has product MRTNPIKQLLKSGKPTVGTWLSLGSVTAARFLARSGFDWLTVDVEHSLVNVETTTHMIASIADAGSVPLVRVPSNRHDHIKRVLDNGGFGVVVPMVNTRQEAQDAVSACLYPPFGTRSVGGSVHALNFAANPVDYYARANDEILIVLQCEHIQAVRNFEDVYSVPGIDAVFVGPNDLAASMRSADGKPPHPDVFKQALADILAAAKRIGVPAGIHTFSIEEAKSRIADGWQFIAVNSELKFLTDGAKQVVDGLGLGKGGDLAKY; this is encoded by the coding sequence ATGCGCACCAACCCCATCAAGCAGCTCCTGAAGTCCGGTAAACCCACGGTCGGCACGTGGCTCTCGCTCGGGAGCGTCACCGCGGCGCGGTTCCTCGCTCGCTCAGGTTTCGACTGGCTCACGGTCGATGTCGAGCACTCGCTGGTGAACGTCGAGACCACCACGCATATGATCGCGTCGATCGCGGACGCCGGGAGCGTGCCGCTCGTGCGCGTGCCTTCCAACCGACACGATCACATCAAGCGCGTCCTCGATAACGGCGGGTTCGGTGTCGTGGTGCCGATGGTAAACACGCGCCAGGAGGCCCAGGACGCCGTGAGCGCGTGCCTGTACCCGCCGTTCGGTACGCGGAGCGTCGGCGGTAGCGTTCACGCACTAAACTTCGCCGCGAACCCGGTGGACTACTACGCGCGGGCGAACGACGAGATCCTCATCGTGCTCCAGTGTGAGCACATTCAGGCCGTGCGGAACTTCGAGGACGTGTACTCCGTGCCCGGCATCGACGCGGTGTTCGTTGGCCCCAACGACCTCGCCGCGAGCATGCGCAGCGCCGACGGCAAGCCGCCGCACCCGGACGTCTTCAAACAGGCACTCGCGGACATTCTCGCCGCCGCGAAGCGGATCGGCGTCCCCGCCGGCATTCACACGTTCAGCATCGAAGAGGCAAAGTCGCGCATCGCGGACGGCTGGCAGTTCATCGCGGTAAACAGCGAACTGAAGTTCCTGACCGACGGGGCGAAGCAGGTCGTCGACGGCTTGGGGCTGGGTAAGGGGGGCGACCTCGCGAAGTATTGA